The Mugil cephalus isolate CIBA_MC_2020 chromosome 8, CIBA_Mcephalus_1.1, whole genome shotgun sequence genome segment TGCCTTATGAACTATGTAAAGTGTGTGGCGCCCTTACCTGGGGCACAGACATCTGCTGCATTGAGTTCATCATGTCCGGGGTCTCTTTACCCCAGTAGCATTTGACTATGTGGCCCTCTATTGAAGAGCCATTCACTGACACAATGGCATGGGCTGCTGACTCATGGGAGTTAAACCTGGGTGAAAACAGACAGCGAAAAAGAGACTCAGGAAACAAAGAACCTCATTTTATAGTTATATATAACATAGAAATCCTTCCTTTAATAGTGGCCACATGTGGCTGGAGATCTGCTCTATTAACAAACTGAGAGAAGAGGATGAATATTAATTAGAAAGTCTACTATGTCTCTTGAGAAAAATAACACTATTAATATGCACCTGGGACTAAGGCAGATATATCAAAGATCCTGTAAGTGGATGTGATGCATGCAGATATTGAAGCCAGATCTGTGGCTCCCACAATACTGCAGGTTTTCTCTGCTGCTAAATGTGTCATGTCATGATACTCTGACCTTGAAAGAAAAggtatggggaaaaaaaaaagaaacgtacCTCACAAATGAATAACCTTTGTCTGGAAAAACTCTGACTTCCATGATTTGTCCAAAGGAGGAGAAGGTCTGTCTCATCAGTTGCTCTGAAGACCAAACAGAAAGACAGGATCAGACATTGTTTCTAACTGGGTCGATGTGTTTCAGGTAAATGATTCCTGCTAGGAAGCATGTCATGTCAGCACCGCTCTGTCAAAATTTGACTAACAGCTTTAGAAAGATGCTGCTGAGCACAACAGCCATGGCTAAAATGTCACAATGGCTATAATACAGTGCATTTATAACTTTTCATTCTATTCAACATTTTCTCTTAAACCACAACCCCAAACTAATTACTTCATATATTACGTGCATCGGAGTCATTATAAAGTCAAGATGAGACACACTAAAAGGCCAGCGGCACAGGTAGTTCACAAATAAAACGTGCACCAAAAGGGTCCTTGGACAAAACACTGAACCTGAAACTGCCTTACCTAAAAGGTAATGGAAAAGGACATCAATGTGACACCATTTAATATCTCTAGATTCAAAATAAAGCATTATGACAAGAAGAGTGAGTTCTTCACGTCAGGACTCCGCTGTCCACTACACCTGAAGTAGTGTTTTAAGTGGGGAACCATCTTTATGACAACTGAACCAATTAGCTTTgcttttggatataccatgacctgaatgactacAATTCATCCTAGACATAAGGGAAATGACACTGGGAATTGTCAGGAATGCTCCAATGTTTAACATTACTGGTTAGTTTAAGTTAGAGAGGACATGAAACAATCAGAACAGACAGcaacatagtgtgtgtgtacataatttaaatataacacCAAAATAAGACATCGTAAAAATCAGccattttaaatataatcagttttttaaatacatttatgatACATTTTGGGGCGTACTCTCTGCCATCTTTATTTTTCGTCACTCCCTACATCATCAGATGTGTTAGTTGGTTTGCTTGCTATTGAAGAATGTGCAGTTTAGGAGAAAATACTACGTCAGGACAAGTCagaaagggagttttttccATCAACTAACCCCATGGCCTACGCATCTGAGCCAGTGACAAGAAGGAGGGTTGAGACGCCCGTTTTTGCAGAGGATGATTAAATTAGCATTCCGTTGTTATGACTTTCCGCCTCACTCAgcgtgtcagagacagttttaattactttgcaaataataattgatattaaaaaatatatttttgatactatttatcccagggGAGAAATTACCAACGATCTGGCGCCATTTAAATCAGACCCACCTTTGCCAATGAACACGTcaatgtttgatttaatgatttcattggTCTTaagtgaatagttcagcgacatctcgactttgtgctctaacatctgtccaaactttgaattatagcacatccttcacgGTTCTTCAGTGACAAGCGGCAGAAAAGGCTGTAAATCAAACTCATCTCTAAATCCCAATGTTTCACCCTGGATTATTGttagaggacctctgtgttatgacaattatggtaggtaatttgtggtgtcatttttactttacaaatcaacATGGACGATTCACACGGGATTAAGGTCACAGGtcccaggtgaaactaatcctgtgcgaataggGCTTCATATAGGGCCAAGgaaaaccagaggaaaaaagattgttttggtacGTGTGTGAACGTGGCCTTATTCTAACTGAAAGActgaataacaataaaagaatCAAATAACAGGCAACCCTTAAGCGCTCAGATATCCATCAGTAAATAACTTAGTGCTAGCCATGGACCTCATAGTATTCAGTACCTGTCAGTCCTGTGCTGACTCCACCACAGTACACGGTGCAGTTACTGGGGCTGGACTGACTCACTACTTCGTCAAAGGATAGGTGCTTGGAGTTatctgaaagagaaagacaacagtaCTGTAAATGTGCTGATCGAATATCCCAAGCAAACAAAATCTGCATATATGAGACAACGCACTTTCATAGGTAGTCTTTGGGGCGGGAGGCTTTCTTGTGGCCCAGTTAGTTCGAATCTGTCTGCCTCCTAACCACTGACCCCCCATTTGTTGAATGGCGTTTTCTGCATCCTGGAACAACGAAagatttttgttatttcatcaaGAGACCTTCACAAATTATTTAATGTATCACCTCAGAACAGAGACATTCTCCAACCATTATGTCCTTCTCAATACCAATATGATAATTTAACTCTGAGTCACACAATTGCCAAATCTTGTGCCAACACTCAAAACTAACTTGCATATTGTCCACAGCAGTGTCACTAGCGTAGCATCCAAACAAATCTTATGTAGAAGCAACCCACATGAAAATTAACTACTGATAATATAAAACATCAACAGGGGATGGTTCGGTTCTTTAAAGCAGGTTTCATACATactattaataacatttaaaacccCAGAATTACCACGATGATGCCTACCCATTTGTTGAAGAAAGACACAAAGCCATAGCCTTTAGATTTCCCTGTAGCCATGTCTTTCACAACCCGAGCATCTCTGTGGACAAAAACACCAACAGCATCAGAAATGTGTAGCAAAGCACAAACTCTCTACTGTGTTAAGTTTCTTTATGAAATTGTGTATTGCAATTAGGCTGCAGCAAACAATAACAAATCTATTATTTACCCTGTTAGGTGTAATACAGTATAAAAACTACTCGTCCCAGTTTTCTACAGCACAAATTCACTGTCTTGGGTACAGTGccaaactttaaatattttgtttagCATCATAGATGATGTCTGTTAAAGCCAAGCATCCTGTGGCCTGTTGGATGTCACAGCAGCCTTTGACACGGTGCACCATACAGTTCTCCTGTCAGGGCCGAAGGACTACATTGGCATCCATGGTACTGCACTTAATTGGTTTAAGTCTTACTTGTCCAAAGAAACCTTTTCGGTGATAATCGGGgacttttttcctccattatacatgcttccacTGGGGTCAATCTTATTGTCTTTTCATTGTTATACAGATAACTTGCAAATGTATCTGCCAATGCACAGAACACTTGGTTTGATTGTATCGCTGACATTGAGCAGTGGTTTGCCCAAACTTTTAAATGGGGACAAGACAGAATGCATTGTGTTTGGGGAGTCTGAGTTACCAGGATTTGCTGCACAAAAGTTAGGCGTGATATTTGTCAATGCCATGAAATTTGATGAACAAATTGACAATGTTGGCAAGACAAAAAAATTTCAGTTGCATTTGTtggccaaaaccaaaactttgAGTTTTAAAGACCTTGAAAAAGCTATCCGAGTTCCAATTAGTTCAAGAGTAGACTGTTGTGATGCTTTGTGTACTGGGGTTTCCCAGTCTTCTCCAAGCCATCACCAGCTGGTGCAGCAACCCATCTTTTAACTAACACCAGGAAAAGAGAGCAAATCCCTTCtgtccttcattcattcagttgaCTTCCAGTCCATTGTAGAATtgattttacacttttattgtttgtttttaaagctcttAATGGCCTCACCCCATCTTATTTATCTGAGATGAGAGTTGTTCCTACGTTTGGCAGGGATTCGAGGTCATCTAACCAAGATTTACTGGCAAGTGCCCAGGTCAGAACTGAAACACTGGGGGTGCCGAGCCTTCTCAGTTGCTGCTTCCAGGCTCTGGATTTAGCTCCCCACTGACATGCATCTTATTACTGACCAGGGCCGTTTTAAATCTAAACTTAATACTCAACTATTTTAGTACCCATTAGTGTGGCGacactttttgttttatcttattttattgttctcttatctttttattgtacttttactcatgtactttttttctggtgtgtttttaattgtaaCTGAAGTacataacaaagaaaataaatcaactgggttacaaatatttatttagcttaaaATAAGTAAGCAATTGACTGTTTTACCAAATATTTGATTACATTCTGTCAATTTAACTTCGTTAAAGGGTAAATCTGTGGACTGATGGGTGAGCCCTCTATGAATACATTTTCTGCGCATTCATGAAGGTTTCTTCTATTCTTTCCTAGCTTGACACTTACGATATCCTGCCAAATGGACCAAAGGCAGCTTTGACATCTTCTGTGGTTATTTCTGGGCTGAGGTCTCCGACAAAAACGTGAAAGTGATCTATACGGGGGAAAGAATTACACGTTTTAGATGTGCTAGACTTTACAGTGTTGACTCTGTTTCATATCCTTTCCACGACTTAACTTCCCCccaacaataacacacacacaatgcaaatCTAACTGATGTGAATTTTTAGCTTTACATTATATCAATGTTAGTGTGTCACATTTCCATTGTCATAAAGTACATGACCTGAACTCACAAAGACTTGTACTTACtacttgtgtcttttttctggCTGGTTGGCGTCGTGGCCCAGTTGACTTTGACTTCCTGCGGAGAGTGGAAGAGAAAGAACAAGCCAGGTGGGGTATGTTTACGTCATTTGGAAAAACCTGACCATCTAGAAGAGTGAATAATGAACTTTTGAGGTTGTGCCTTAACACTCACTTGCTTTTGTGTCTGTTGAATATCAAATTTTTATCTTGTATCAAATCTTAAATCCTCTAATATTGGAAGTGAATAGAACTCCTGGCTCTCAGTGTGGAATAAGAATTTAGCCAATCAAACACCTACGACAACTGCAATAAATGCATATGTTGCAATAATATAGATCATGACACACAAGCTCATCTAAACTGCGGTTGCGCAACTCAGTGCCACAGCCATTCGAGTTTCAGGTACATGTCCTAGCACTAAACTCATTATTTCACCATCCAACTCCACTTTAATAATCTTTTATCAGGCCCAGTGGTCTTCTAACTGTTGCAGGTGAAGAAGTTAATGGCTTGCTCTATTGTTATAGACAGCCTAGCCATACAGATTCCCTCCAGATTTCACATCAGGGACTACTGCATGATACTTATTAAATGTTGCTTCTCATACTTCACTTTGATCTTTATCCTTGGCTTCAGGATATTGTCTTTGTCATTTAGGACATCCTAGTTCTAACTAATGTCATATAAATGCCTACAGTTGActagtttgtgtctgtttgtttatttttaaatgaagcgCACAACCTACATTTCCCACACCCAAATCCCACCCATCCCCACTCACCCTGTAGATACGATAGCTTA includes the following:
- the LOC125012114 gene encoding cytotoxic granule associated RNA binding protein TIA1-like isoform X2, producing MMEDDQPRTLYVGNLSRDVTEPLILQVFTQIGPCKSCKMIVDTAGNDPYCFVEFYDHRHAAASLAAMNGRKIMGKEVKVNWATTPTSQKKDTSNHFHVFVGDLSPEITTEDVKAAFGPFGRISDARVVKDMATGKSKGYGFVSFFNKWDAENAIQQMGGQWLGGRQIRTNWATRKPPAPKTTYENNSKHLSFDEVVSQSSPSNCTVYCGGVSTGLTEQLMRQTFSSFGQIMEVRVFPDKGYSFVRFNSHESAAHAIVSVNGSSIEGHIVKCYWGKETPDMMNSMQQMSVPQNKMGFAAAQPYGQWGQWYGNGPQISQYVPNGWQVPTYGVYGQAWNQQGFNHLPASAGWTGMSAISNGGVMEPTQGLNGSMLANQPGMGAAGYPTH
- the LOC125012114 gene encoding cytotoxic granule associated RNA binding protein TIA1-like isoform X1, producing the protein MMEDDQPRTLYVGNLSRDVTEPLILQVFTQIGPCKSCKMIVDTAGNDPYCFVEFYDHRHAAASLAAMNGRKIMGKEVKVNWATTPTSQKKDTSNHFHVFVGDLSPEITTEDVKAAFGPFGRISDARVVKDMATGKSKGYGFVSFFNKWDAENAIQQMGGQWLGGRQIRTNWATRKPPAPKTTYENNSKHLSFDEVVSQSSPSNCTVYCGGVSTGLTEQLMRQTFSSFGQIMEVRVFPDKGYSFVRFNSHESAAHAIVSVNGSSIEGHIVKCYWGKETPDMMNSMQQMSVPQQNKMGFAAAQPYGQWGQWYGNGPQISQYVPNGWQVPTYGVYGQAWNQQGFNHLPASAGWTGMSAISNGGVMEPTQGLNGSMLANQPGMGAAGYPTH